Proteins encoded in a region of the Populus alba chromosome 13, ASM523922v2, whole genome shotgun sequence genome:
- the LOC118028144 gene encoding indole-3-acetic acid-amido synthetase GH3.10: protein MEPKNTINGSSRSYELDIIGWFEDISKKAGQVQTETLRRILELNWGVEYLNKWLGGINIQDMDASALESLYTSLVPLASHADLEPYISRIADGDTVPLLTKQPITLLSLSSGTTDGRQKLVPFTDHSARTTLQIFSLAAAYRSRVYPTREGGRILEFIYSSKQFKTKGGLTAGTATTHYYASEEFKIKQEKTKCFTCSPQEVISGGDYKQSTYCHLLLGLFFCDQVEFITSTFAYSIVQAFTSFEDVWRDICNDIKHGTLSERINLTKMRKAVLSIISPNPSLASKIEENCKELEAQNWLGLITKLWPNSKYVYSIMTGSMQHYLQKLRHYAGSLPLVSADYGSTESWIGANVDPYLPPEDVTFAVIPTFSYYEFMPLYRENHDCGSAIDDFIEDEPVPLSKVKIGQEYEIVLTTFTGLYRCRLGDVVEVAGFHKGTPKLNFICRRKLILTINIDKNTEKDLQLVVEKGSQLLMSKARAELVDFTSHAELETQPGHYIIYWEIKGDVEEEVLGECCKKMDASFVDHGYVVSRRTKSIGPLELCIVKTGTFKKILEYFIGNGAALSQFKTPRCTSNHGLLKILSGSTIKRLYSTAYS, encoded by the exons ATGGAACCAAAAAACACCATTAATGGATCGTCAAGAAGCTATGAGCTTGACATTATCGGTTGGTTCGAGGACATATCAAAGAAAGCCGGCCAAGTTCAGACGGAGACTCTTCGCCGAATTCTTGAGCTCAACTGGGGTGTGGAGTATCTCAACAAATGGTTAGGGGGTATCAATATTCAAGACATGGATGCAAGTGCATTGGAATCTCTTTACACTTCTTTGGTACCTCTTGCTTCCCATGCAGATTTAGAGCCTTACATTAGCAGAATTGCTGATGGGGATACTGTTCCGTTGCTCACGAAACAACCTATAACACTTCTCTCCTTAAG CTCTGGAACCACAGACGGAAGGCAGAAGCTTGTTCCTTTCACTGACCATAGTGCTCGAACAACTCTTCAAATTTTCAGCTTGGCAGCAGCTTATAGATCAAG GGTTTATCCAACAAGGGAAGGAGGAAGGATCCTTGAGTTCATATACAGCagcaaacaattcaaaacaaaaggagggTTAACAGCAGGAACAGCTACAACCCATTATTATGCAAGTGAAGAGTTTAAGATcaagcaagaaaaaacaaagtgcTTCACTTGCAGTCCGCAAGAAGTCATTTCTGGTGGAGACTACAAGCAATCTACTTATTGTCATCTTCTTCTTGGCCTCTTCTTCTGTGATCAAGTAGAGTTTATAACCTCTACTTTTGCTTATAGCATAGTTCAAGCCTTCACATCGTTTGAAGATGTGTGGAGAGACATTTGCAATGACATTAAACATGGTACTCTTAGTGAAAGAATCAACTTGACAAAGATGAGAAAGGCTGTGCTGTCCATCATCTCTCCAAATCCAAGCTTAGCTTCAAAGATAGAAGAAAACTGCAAGGAGTTGGAGGCTCAAAACTGGCTTGGTTTGATTACTAAGCTCTGGCCAAATTCCAAGTATGTTTACTCCATAATGACAGGCTCAATGCAACATTACTTGCAAAAACTAAGGCATTATGCTGGGAGCTTGCCATTAGTGAGTGCTGATTATGGATCAACAGAGAGTTGGATTGGAGCTAATGTGGATCCTTATTTGCCTCCTGAAGATGTTACTTTTGCAGTAATACCAACCTTCTCGTATTATGAGTTCATGCCACTTTATAGAGAGAATCATGATTGTGGCTCCGCCATCGATGACTTCATCGAAGATGAACCGGTGCCACTCTCAAAAGTCAAGATAGGACAAGAGTATGAGATTGTCCTCACTACTTTTACTG GGCTTTATAGATGCAGGCTAGGGGATGTAGTGGAGGTTGCTGGTTTTCACAAAGGGACACCAAAATTGAACTTTATATGCCGGAGAAAGCTAATTTTAACCATAAACATTGACAAGAACACTGAAAAAGATCTGCAGCTGGTGGTGGAGAAGGGGTCTCAGCTCCTCATGAGCAAGGCTAGAGCAGAGCTCGTGGATTTTACTAGCCACGCTGAGCTAGAAACACAGCCAGGTCACTACATAATTTACTGGGAAATCAAAGGAGATGTCGAAGAAGAGGTTCTTGGTGAGTGTTGCAAGAAAATGGATGCATCTTTTGTTGATCATGGCTATGTGGTGTCAAGAAGAACCAAATCAATCGGACCTCTAGAGCTTTGCATTGTCAAGACGGGGACTTTCAAGAAGATCTTGGAATATTTCATAGGAAATGGGGCAGCATTGAGCCAGTTCAAGACTCCTAGGTGCACCAGCAACCATGGACTCTTGAAAATCCTCAGTGGAAGCACCATTAAAAGGCTCTACAGCACTGCTTATAGctag